GTTGATTTAGTTTGTCAGTTGTTTTTAGGAAGCTGATTTGTGGGTATTATGAGTGCAGTGTTTCAGTCTGAGGGTGACTGTGAGCAGGCCagaggcaggctggcaggctCTAGTTTGACGACTACCTCATGGGGGCGGATAGGAGGACGTACGGTAGGCAAACAGGTATATGAGAAGAGGGGGGAGTTGATGTGGGGTGTACCACCCCCCTCCATCCAATGGAAATGGACACTGCCTGTCAAAGTATATTTAGACCCACAGCACAGGCAAGCTCTCTTTCTTAAACACGGACAGGGAGCTGCTCATAGTCACTGTAGCTGTGCAATGTACAGTCATACTTTCTAGAAGGCAGGCTACTGTTTGTTTATTGTGTTGTTTTACCACCTAGTATGCCCAGTAGGGCTCTTCAGTTAGGGGATCCTCACCATTGGCTTTACTGTAATTCAGCTGGTTGTTATTTGTATTGAAAATACCAGAGGTTTCTGTAAGTAGCTGAACCTGCTAATTCTTAACTCTGTTGAATACCTACACAGTGTTGCTCATTTAGTTGTTATTTTGGTTTGTAGGCTTCATATTTAGATTTTGTGGTACAGTGTTTGTGAATCAGTGAACCTGAACCCATTTAGAAGTGATTGTAACAGAAATGATAATGGTGTTTCTGTTTTCAGATGAACCCTGTCTTCTAAGTACAACCTGTTTGAGAGATCCAGacaaaagagatggagggaggagtgatggagagagaagtgATGTCTGAGAAGCCAGTCATGCAGACACAGCCATCCACATTGCCCTTCTTCGACACGGCCCACGCCTTCAACCTGCTCCGGGGGATCCACGAACTCCGCGCAGAGCGCAAGTTCTTTGATGTCACGCTCTGCGCCGAGGGCCGCGAGTTCCACTGCCACCGGACTGTGTTGGCCGCAGCCAGCACCTACTTCAGGGCCATGTTCGCCGGGACGCTGAGAGAGAGCGCCATGGACCGCGTGGTCCTTCACGAGGTGTCTGCTGAACTACTGGGCCTGCTGGTGGACTTCTGTTATACAGGCCGAGTCACAGTCACCCAGGATAATGTAGATCTCCTGCTGAAGACAGCCGACCTGTTCCAGTTCCCCTCCGTTAAAGAGGCTTGCTGTGCCTTCTTGGAGCAGAGATTAGACGTCTCCAACTGCCTGGAGATCCAGGACTTTGCAGAGGCCTACGCCTGCCGTGATTTGGCCGTCAGCGCCCGCCGCTTCGTCCTCAAGAACATTGTGGACCTAGCCAAAGGCAAGGACTTTGAGCGGTTGCCCTGGAAACGGCTGCTGGAGTTCGTGTCGGACGATGCGTTATGTGTGGACAAGGAGGAGACGGCCTATCAGATCGCGGTGCGCTGGGTCAAAGCAGACTTACAGAGGCGGCTCCACTACTGGCCCACGCTGCTGGAGCAGGTCAGACTACCCTTTGTACGTCGGTTCTATCTACTCGCCCACGTGGAAAGCGACCCCCTGGTTTACCTCTCCCCCTCCTGCCTGAGGATGGTGAGCgaggcccggagcttccagtctTGTGAGTACGACCGGCATGACAGACCCTGCCAACGCATGCGGCCGCGGCCCTCCACCGGCCTGGCTGAGATCCTGGTAGTGGTGGGCGGCTGTGACCAGGACTGTGACGAGCTGGTCACTGTGGACTGTTATAACCCTCAGACTGGACAGTGGCGCTACCTGGCTGAGTTCCCCGACCACCTGGGAGGGGGCTACAGTATGGCCGCCCTGGGCAATGATATGTATGTCACAGGTAGGTTGACAATGCTCATTATACACACTATTTATGTTGTTTGGTAACACATAACTATCAAGGTATATTTTATATTGGATTAATGAAGGGTAATTGGTAGTTTATAAATGTGAAAAGGtataaaatgtattgaatttcACTGGATATAGCAGCATATAATCTTTCTTTATACTGTAGGTTAGGCTATATGTTTAAAACACTATCTAAATCAGTGTGATGTGTTTATATCCAACGGACAGCAGTTTACATAAGTGGTTACAGTTGCTGTGTGATGTCTTAGTCACTGTTACCAGAATGCTCAGGTTTCCAGTCAGTGAATCTTTTGAAATAGCAGGCAGGCAGTAAGAGTTGAAATAAACCACAGCCAGCCACTCTGGCTATATGAGAGGGAGGAGCGTTGAGGTGAGCTAGCTAGGTGGGAGGAACATGGTGTCCTGCCAAGACTGCAGCAGTGGTTGGTGGGCTCACTGAGacaagacctgggttcaaatactatatgAAATATTTCATATACTTTGAGTGTGTATTTGAACACGCCTAGAGATGGTCAGTTTTGATCGTTTTAGGACGATCCTATTGGTTCATTAATTAAGCCAGGCTAGCTCAATCATGCAATGATCACCTCTTTTAAATAGTACTTGAAACTAGGTCTCTCAAAGAGGCCATCATCATCAGCGAATGTCTTTCAGGATCAGGAAAAGAGTGATTCCATTGAGAAAACATATCAGGCCCTCACACGCTGCCTGTAATTCTGGCAGGACAGTGATGGGGTTCATAAATCATTAGCAGTGCTCTCATACCTTACAGCAGGTGGCTGCAGCACAGAGCACATGGTTGGAAATGGGCTAGTGTTATGAAAGGTGCAGTTGATTCAACGTCCTTATTGTCATTAAACCTACAAGGTGAAGCTACAGCTGCTAAACAGACATAGAATGAGTACAACACATGTCGAGGAAACAGAAAGAAGTATTGAAATTAAGATACATTATTCAGTTGCCAATTTATTCAGCATATAAAATGTGGCAAATATTCTTCCACATAAATGTCTGGTTGACCTATTGGTGATTTCCTCTGTGCTAGAACACCCAAGGGTGATGCATGGGTTTTCAATTAGCACCACTTAGCTGTAACCTGACCACATGTGAAGAACAGTATGTCTTTTGTGGATCTCTTCCATCTAAAACACACCTCGCTCCTGTCCTTTGCACCCTAGGAGGATCGGACGGTTCTCGTCTCTATGACGGCGTTTGGCGCTACAACTCCAGCGTTAACGAGTGGACCGAGGTGTCGCCAATGCTCA
The window above is part of the Salmo salar chromosome ssa15, Ssal_v3.1, whole genome shotgun sequence genome. Proteins encoded here:
- the LOC106572566 gene encoding kelch-like protein 21, giving the protein MEGGVMEREVMSEKPVMQTQPSTLPFFDTAHAFNLLRGIHELRAERKFFDVTLCAEGREFHCHRTVLAAASTYFRAMFAGTLRESAMDRVVLHEVSAELLGLLVDFCYTGRVTVTQDNVDLLLKTADLFQFPSVKEACCAFLEQRLDVSNCLEIQDFAEAYACRDLAVSARRFVLKNIVDLAKGKDFERLPWKRLLEFVSDDALCVDKEETAYQIAVRWVKADLQRRLHYWPTLLEQVRLPFVRRFYLLAHVESDPLVYLSPSCLRMVSEARSFQSCEYDRHDRPCQRMRPRPSTGLAEILVVVGGCDQDCDELVTVDCYNPQTGQWRYLAEFPDHLGGGYSMAALGNDMYVTGGSDGSRLYDGVWRYNSSVNEWTEVSPMLKAREYHSSCVLRGQLYVVAPDSTERYDHSLDCWEALPPMLHSMDNCSTTTCRGRLYAIGSMTTTGEDNMAIQCYDVDTNRWTLVNCGELPPWSFAPKTVTLNGLIYFVRDDSAEVDIYNPQKNEWDKISPMTQVHVGGSVAVLGGRLFVSGGYDNTFELSDMVEAYDPSTHTWTPAGRLPQPTFWHGSVSIFRQLMPAVSNAFEPIDLPEANSIHLHRHHRNQAMHNHNLNQNHDVNPV